Part of the Candidatus Poribacteria bacterium genome is shown below.
TCTCAACGACGCGGACGGGAAACCGATTGCAGAAAAAAACATCCCCTTTCTCCAAATGCTTCTCGGATACGATCAGGTGATTATTGCAGGACAGGCAAAAAGCCATTGTGTCGCGTGGACGGTCAGCGATCTGCTCACAGAAATCCAGCAAACGAATCTTGCGTTAGCGAAAAAAATCTATTTGGTGGAGGACTTAACTTCACCCGTTGTTGTACCGGGAGTCGTAGACTATACAGAACCAGCAGACGCTGCTTTCGCCGAGTTTTCGGAAGCAGGAATGCACATTGTCCAGTCAACAGAACCGATTGATCATTGGACTTAAGGAGGAGACCCTTTATGGAAAATCAACGGACAGAATTGGGTACCTATGTACGGCTATCCGGAATGATGTTTCTACAGTTCGCCATCTGGGGGGCATGGGCAGTGCTTATCGCTGGACACATGCAGAACCTTGGGTTCACTGGCAAACAGATTAGCTACGTCTTCGGCACGACGGCTATCGGTTCGATAATCTCTCCGATTATAGCAGGGTGGGTTGCAGATCGGCTCATGCCAGCACAAGTCTTCGCAGCGATCTCGCACCTGTTCGGTGGAGTGTGCCTCCTCTTTGCCTGGAAACAGACGACCTTTCCGATGATGTGGGGCGCGATTTTCCTGCACGCCGTTCTCTATATGCCGACCATCGCGCTGACGAACGCGATTGCCTTCCACCACATGGGACAGTCAGATAAATTCGGAAATATCCGGGTCTTTGGAACACTCGGTTGGATCGCAATCAATTGGCTACTGAGTTGGTATCTCCGGTTTTGGGAAGGGCAAGAGACAACCCTTCCACACGTGGGTGATTGCCTTCTCTTCGGAGCTGTCCTTTCATTCATTATGGGTGCGTACTGCCTGACGCTGCCCCATACGCCTCCCAGTAAAGAGGCGAAGAACCCCTACGCTTTTCTTGAAGCGTTCTCCCTCGTCTCAAATCGGAACTTCGCGGTACTCCTGATTATCTCTTTCGTCGTTGCTATTGAACTTCCTTTCTATTACAACCTGACCTACCTGTTCCTGACCGAGGCAGAACACGGCGTTGAGTTAGCAGGAAGCAGTGCCAATCTTGCGATGAGTCTCGGACAGGTCGCTGAGGTCGCGTTGATGATCCTGCTATTTCCGTGTCTGCGCCGGTTCGGCATGCGATTTACTATCTTTTTGGGTATTCTTGCGTGGCCCGTCCGCTATGCCATCTTCGCCATTGGACAACCCGTGTGGTTAGTTATTGGTGCGCAAACGTTGCACGGCATCTGTTATTCATTCTTTTTCGTCGGTGGAATGATTGCCGTAGAACGCCTCAGTTCAAAGGATATTCGTGCGAGTTCTCAAGCACTGCTTCTCTTCGTAACGAACGGATTCGGAATGTTGGTAGGACATATTGTTAGCGGTCGTGTGCATGATTACTTCGCTTATGCAGAAGGTGGACACGCATGGGCAAAAATCTTTATGGTACCGATTGTTGTAACAGTCCTCGCTGCAATCGCCTTCATCGCGTTGTTCAATGAACAGAAGTATCAGGCGGATGCGGACGCTATTGAACAAGACCCCGCGAACACATAGTTGAGGGAAAAATTATGTCAATGCATAAAACACTCGTGTTTAACACCGCTGGCGGTAATCTAACGGTTTCAGCAATGCAGAACTGGCACATCACTGTTTCCGATGACGCTACTGCTTCTGAACGATACGCCGTCGAAGAATTCCAAAAATGGTTCAACCAAGCAACCGGATTGACTTTACCGTTGGGTACCGCAACCAACGGCGGGCAAGTCACAATTGGAGGATCCGCCTCGTTGGGTGATGAAGACATCGAAATCACCGTTGATAGTAGTCAGGTTCAGATCAAGGGGGGCATGCCACGTGGTATTCTCTACGCTGTGTACCAGTTTCTTGAGGAATTGGTCGGTGTCCGATTCCTAACGGTTGATCATACCTATATCCCCGATGCATCTGCCCTGCAAATACCGTGCGGGAGTTATACCTACTCCCCACCGTTCTCATTTCGCTGGAGTTATTACCGTGAGAATTCAGATGCACCGGAATTCGCGGCGAAACGGAAAGTCAATACTGTCACCGATGCAGAAAATCTCGGTGGGAAAACCCAACAGCAACTTATCAATCACTCGTTCCACGCATTAGTCCCCTTCGGCACGTATGGCGAAAGTCATCCAGAGTATTACGCACTTGTAGACGGAAAACGGGATACGGATACACACGGTGGTGGACCGCAGCTCTGCGTGACGAACCCCGAAGTCATTGCGGTTGCCGCTGAATCCGCAATTCAGCAACTCTCGGAACGTCCCGGAGCCGCCAATATCAGTGTAAGCCAAGCGGATACAGCGGCATACTGCCGGTGCAAAATATGCGAGACACTCAACGAAGCGGAAGAGTCGCCAATGGGTTCGCACTTGACATTTGTCAATGCCGTCGCAGAACGCATTGAAAAAGCATATCCTCACGTCAAAGTTGGGACGCTGGCATACTGGTATACCCGCAAACCCCCCAAGACCGTGAAGCCGCTGCACAACGTGCAGATCCAACTCTGTAGTATTGAATGCTGCACGCTCCACGCCATTGATAATCCAGATTGCGAGCAGAATCGAGCCTTCTGCCAAGATACTAATGAGTGGGGAAAAATCTGTGACGACATCTGGATTTGGAATTACAACACCAATTTCCGCGCCTATGATTTGCCGTTCCCGAATCTACGGAGTATTGCTCCGAATGTCCGTTACTTCCTAAGCAATAACGCCAAAGGTGTCTTCATGCAGGCAAACGGTAACGGGTTAACAGGCGAATTCTCCGATCTACGGAATTACCTCATCTCACAACTCATCTGGAACCCACACCTCGATGCCGATGCACACTTAGATGAATTCGTGAACCTCCACTACGAAGCTGCGGCACCGCCGATTTTGGAATACATCAACTTCCTCCACGATGACGTTGAGGAAAGAGGTCTCCACCCACGGTGTTTTCCGACACCAGAGGATGTAGGATTGGATGCGGAGAGCTCACAAACCATTTTTGACTATTTCCAGCAAGCGTTAGCACTCGCCGAGAGACCAGAAATTCGGGCGCGTGTTGAAAAAGCCTCTATCCCCGCCTACAAAGCGATGATCGTTGCTGGTGGTGAAATGCCATCCCAAAAACGGCAGACGCTGATTGACGAATATATCACGTTGTGTAAACGCTACAATATGTCGCACGCCGCAGAAACGCAAGCAGCAGAAACATATTTTGAAGAACTCCGCAGCCAATAATCTCATTTATCATCACCGGTTGGCAGTTTTCCGAAAAGTGGATATTGGTCATCGGTAAAACGGACTGTGATGGACCCAAACCTATCTCTTAACTGGCAACTGACAACTGATAACTTCTCAAAAATGTTTGATTTCCGAGCCCCGCTCTTCTTGATTCTACTTGCTGTGATTCCTCTGCTGATCCTTGTGCAGCGAAGCGCACGCCTTAGCACGGTGAAGTGGCGAAAAAAGGCGACCTTCATCCTCAGAGGTGCCGCGCTCCTCTGTGCAATCCTCGCCTTAGCCAATCTGCACCGAACGCATAAGGAGCAACGCCTCGCGGTTGCTTTTTTGCTTGATACTTCCGAAAGTATTCCGCGCTCACAACACGAGGAAGCACGCAAACAGATAAAAGCTACTGTCGAAAAGTTGAAACCCACCGACCAGTTCGGTATCATCGGTTTTGCGAAGGAAACCTCAGTTCTACTGGAAATCCGTCAGAAACAAGACCATCTATTAGACAGTGCGTCTACTGTGTCGCTGGAAACGTTCGCAGAACAGACTGCTCGACGAGATGGGACCGATATACTCGCCGCCCTTAAGCGCGCAATTGCCCAATTACCAGACAATCACCATCGACGCATCGTGCTGTTCAGCGACGGAATGCATAACGCTGGCGGCATACCCCTCATGGACTATTTACCCTTACTCTCTGCAAGCAACATGGAAATATTGACTGTCCCTCTTGATGCCGTTAACGATGCAGTTCGGGTGGTGCATTTGCAAGTACCTACGCAGGTCCGCAAAGGACAAAGTTTTGAGATTAGAGCAGTGATCGAAACCGATGGCAGTATCCCGACACTCACCGCGACGCTCTATCACCAAGGTGTGCCGATCAATACGCTTGAATGGACCCTATCGAGGGGTACACATCCTTTC
Proteins encoded:
- a CDS encoding MFS transporter, translated to MENQRTELGTYVRLSGMMFLQFAIWGAWAVLIAGHMQNLGFTGKQISYVFGTTAIGSIISPIIAGWVADRLMPAQVFAAISHLFGGVCLLFAWKQTTFPMMWGAIFLHAVLYMPTIALTNAIAFHHMGQSDKFGNIRVFGTLGWIAINWLLSWYLRFWEGQETTLPHVGDCLLFGAVLSFIMGAYCLTLPHTPPSKEAKNPYAFLEAFSLVSNRNFAVLLIISFVVAIELPFYYNLTYLFLTEAEHGVELAGSSANLAMSLGQVAEVALMILLFPCLRRFGMRFTIFLGILAWPVRYAIFAIGQPVWLVIGAQTLHGICYSFFFVGGMIAVERLSSKDIRASSQALLLFVTNGFGMLVGHIVSGRVHDYFAYAEGGHAWAKIFMVPIVVTVLAAIAFIALFNEQKYQADADAIEQDPANT
- a CDS encoding DUF4838 domain-containing protein, encoding MSMHKTLVFNTAGGNLTVSAMQNWHITVSDDATASERYAVEEFQKWFNQATGLTLPLGTATNGGQVTIGGSASLGDEDIEITVDSSQVQIKGGMPRGILYAVYQFLEELVGVRFLTVDHTYIPDASALQIPCGSYTYSPPFSFRWSYYRENSDAPEFAAKRKVNTVTDAENLGGKTQQQLINHSFHALVPFGTYGESHPEYYALVDGKRDTDTHGGGPQLCVTNPEVIAVAAESAIQQLSERPGAANISVSQADTAAYCRCKICETLNEAEESPMGSHLTFVNAVAERIEKAYPHVKVGTLAYWYTRKPPKTVKPLHNVQIQLCSIECCTLHAIDNPDCEQNRAFCQDTNEWGKICDDIWIWNYNTNFRAYDLPFPNLRSIAPNVRYFLSNNAKGVFMQANGNGLTGEFSDLRNYLISQLIWNPHLDADAHLDEFVNLHYEAAAPPILEYINFLHDDVEERGLHPRCFPTPEDVGLDAESSQTIFDYFQQALALAERPEIRARVEKASIPAYKAMIVAGGEMPSQKRQTLIDEYITLCKRYNMSHAAETQAAETYFEELRSQ